TTGGGCAATCATCTTTTGTGATGCACTCAAGCAGTCAATTACTCAATTTCTAGTTTACAAATCAAATAATGCATGTATATTCCTACAATGTTGTTTTTAATGAACTATAAATATATTAGCTGAAGGAATATGAAATATCATGTCAATAGTACCATttgtccttttcttttcttttcctttgcAACTTTTGAGCTATCATTTGTCGTATTACTCTCGTTTTGGTTAGTCTTAACATATGAATTGGAGAATGGAATTTTATGTGTAGATAAGATGAGAGTAAACTGTTATACGCTTCGAAATTTTATGGAAAATTTCTTTTTGATTTGATGCCTAAACCAAGAAATATGCATTAGTGCACCAGAAGTAGTGATTGCATACCATACATTGAATAACCTGGTCACAGGGGTACCTAACTTACATGGGCGTTCAAATACCTCTCAATTTAATGTGTTTCTAGGAAGACTGTTGAAGGTGATCGCAAAACCGCTTTTGGATGCAGTTCACTCATGTCAGGGACCAAAGTTACCCGGTATTGGCAGTTAATTAAGGGACAGAATCTAAATATTGGGGTGATAGCTGAGGGATGAAAAATACACTTGTATCTGGTAGTAAATATCATCTTGTTGGCATGGATAAGGGCATTAATTATTTCTTCTCTGGTTAAACTCCTCGGCTTTGGATAAGAGCATCAGATCAGTGTGGCGACCTTCTTCAGGAATCAAATGCCGTATGGCCAGATGTTCTCAATTTTTTTTTGTCAATCTTTCTTTGTCTAAACTACTTTGCTCTCCTGCAGAAACGAGGGAGACAAGAGGAGCTGCGGGGTTGGGTTTCTGCTGCTTAAGCAAGCTGTGGTATACATCTTCAAAGGGGCACGTGGATGGAGGTATTTGGTGCAGTGTATACGTTTTTGCGAAGTTGTTTTGCACCAAAAAGGTTCTTTGGAAGGTGTTTCCTTCTTGGGGAAGAAACAGTTTCAGAGATGGTTGTGAACTTCAAATGCTAGTCTTAGCTATTCATTTAGTTCAATCAGGAACAGTCTGCTGCCTTTTCTTTTCTGTTGGTCTTTAAATCTCTGCATTATTCGTTTGATTCTGAGTGGAAAGGGATAGGGAGATTCCCTTTCCAGCTCAAATATATAACACACGCGAAGCTGCTAGTATTTTCGGAACTGGAAGGGCATTATTTCTTTGTGAGGCGATCCTTCTCTGCGCTTAAAAACGCTGCATGCCTGATTGCTACGGGTTGGTCGAATAATAGACCACCCATTCTATGGATAGTGGAGAAGAGAAAGGTCATCTATCTGTTTGTTTGTACATGGAATGGAATTTTAGCCTTGTTTTATGCAAATCAAACAGAGAAAGAACCCGTTGTCCTGCATTGCAAACGCAGTTGTTGAAAACACATCAAATAATGCTGCTTGAATAGGACTGGAGCCGTCCGGCTCATCTCATCCATTCCTAAAGCAATTATATGCGTGAGTGTTCGTTCAGAAAATATACTATGTGTCAGTGTCACCGGTGGATTGGTCGGTCCTTGTTGTTTTCTTGCGTATGTTTAATCAATGGCTGCGGCCTGCAGTGCGTCCACCCTTCGGCCATGAGCCGCATGCGCCTTGCCCATTGCCGGAAGAGCAAAAGCACTCGTCTAGCGTCCTGTGGAATGGAAATCTGGAGAAGATGGATGGGGTGGCGATCAATGATGGTCCACTTTCTGTTCCGTGCTGTTGCAGCCGTCACCGATGAAAAGCGAATTGAACCGGAAGCCATTAACGTGTGCGAAACACCAATGATCCATGGATGGGCATGGAGGAAGCTGGAAAAGAGTGGCGAGCCTATGTCAGAACTGAACGAGCAGTTGCGTAGCTTTCTCGCGGAGCTGGTGCATACGATTCTAGCGTATCGCACTGGACAGGCGATTTCACGTCGTGATTTAATTGAACTCTCGTGCAGCTTCTGAAATGTACCAGAGATTCGCCCTGTTGCTTGATCAGGACAGGGAAAGAGGCCTCCGCCAAACTCTGGTGATGCAACGAGATGAAACTGCAACCACAAGCTCTGATCCGATTCTATCAGAATGGTTACTGTTCTTGTGATTGCTACAACTTTTCGTTGGGGATTCACAGAAAACAAGTGATACATAGAGTACAGATTGTAACTAATCAGAGCTTCGGATAACAATGTCAATTAGCGAGTTGTTCGTTCTTGGGACGTGCCTGCGCATGATTAGCAACCAAACTGCTGAGTAAGCAGTTGTTCATTAGTGGGGAATAATATAAATATACTTTGCCGCCACCAGACAAATGTCAACAATACAAAAATTCCCGCCACATATGCATAGTGGAACACTGACTGATGACTTGGCAGCAATGTCTCCAGTTCTCAACTCCAGCCGCTGAGAAATTGCTGCTCTTAGCTAAAGAATTCTCTTGTGTTCATAGAGCCCCAGAGTATGACTGCATTTCGATTGCTCCTTCACAGCACACTCAGCAGTGCTTACGACAAATCTGCCATCACCTCAAATCATCGAATGCGTATGTGCGTACACCCGTCGCCGAAGTAAACTGGGCCACTAATTAAACTAAAAGTAAGCTTCACCGTATTAGGCGCAGCCACCAGTGAGCTATTTGCCCTGGAATGATGCAATGATGAGGGCAGTGGGCGGCAAAGTTTATAACCCAGAAATAGAACACTAACGATCGAGAGACAGACGCCCTTAGCTAGCTAGGCCTTATCTTCCACTAGTTAACCCTGGCACTAAACAAACTAATCAAAAAGCGAGCGCCCTACGCCGGCCTTTCGCCGGGAGCCAGTAGCCTCCCGCGACTCGCCGGCATAAATACCTCACCTCTCCTCGTCAACCCACACCACCACATACAGAGCTTAGCTCAGAGAGCATTTGCCCATTGCACGCTCAGTCGCTCACACAACGCTTCTGCCATGGCCAAGGACCTCGAGGCGGCGCCAGGGGGCGGGGACTACGCGCCCAAGGACTACTCGGACCCGCCGCCAGCGCCGCTCTTCGACGCGGAGGAGCTGACCAAGTGGTCCCTGTACCGGGCGGTGATCGCCGAGTTCGTGGCCACGCTCCTCTTCCTCTACATCACGGTGGCCACTGTGATCGGGTACAAGCACCAGTCGGACCCCAACGCGACCCCCGCCGACGCGGCGTGCAGCGGCGTCGGCATCCTCGGCATCGCGTGGGCGTTCGGCGGCATGATCTTCGTGCTCGTCTACTGCACCGCCGGCGTGTCGGGCGGGCACATCAACCCGGCCGTGACGTTCGGCCTGTTCCTGGCGCGCAAGGTGTCGCTGGTACGCGCCGTGCTCTACATCGTGGCGCAGTGCCTGGGCGCCATCTGCGGCGTGGGGCTCGTCAAGGGGTTCCAGAGCGCCTTCTACGTGCGCTACGGTGGCGGCGCCAACGAGCTCAGCTCGGGATACACCAAGGGCACCGGCCTCGCTGCCGAGATCATTGGCACCTTCGTGCTGGTCTACACCGTCTTCTCAGCTACCGACCCCAAGCGCAGTGCCCGTGACTCCCATGTCCCCGTAAGTATTCCTCGTGCACTCATATCTGTGAATTCTCCAGTGCTCTTCAGCGATCATAACATGGATGTTGCAACGTTTCTTTTGTTCAGGTGCTGGCTCCTCTGCCAATCGGCTTCGCGGTGTTCATGGTCCACTTGGCCACCATCCCCATCACTGG
This region of Lolium perenne isolate Kyuss_39 chromosome 2, Kyuss_2.0, whole genome shotgun sequence genomic DNA includes:
- the LOC127335626 gene encoding aquaporin PIP2-5, translated to MAKDLEAAPGGGDYAPKDYSDPPPAPLFDAEELTKWSLYRAVIAEFVATLLFLYITVATVIGYKHQSDPNATPADAACSGVGILGIAWAFGGMIFVLVYCTAGVSGGHINPAVTFGLFLARKVSLVRAVLYIVAQCLGAICGVGLVKGFQSAFYVRYGGGANELSSGYTKGTGLAAEIIGTFVLVYTVFSATDPKRSARDSHVPVLAPLPIGFAVFMVHLATIPITGTGINPARSLGAAVIYNKEKAWDDHWIFWVGPFIGAAIAAAYHQYVLRASATKLGSSASFNRG